In Lolium rigidum isolate FL_2022 chromosome 3, APGP_CSIRO_Lrig_0.1, whole genome shotgun sequence, the genomic window TTGAATTAGTGCATTCCATGCCAATAGCCTTTATCCTAGCAAaactcgtctgaacgtcacattcggtggcgaggtagccattactgtggcaatggtatcaccttggcgacgaacaatactatacaacgcaggatattgttcacttaggggagcattgtctaaccaaacatcttcccagcaccgtatatgtgctccattctttatcgagaaagtaccatgacgaaaaaagacattttttgtcgccatgagaccagcccagaagtgtgaatccccaggtttccaaaccacttgggataacgtcttcgaaccgatatattttctcctaagaatagtttgccaaattctatcctctgtaagaagcttaaaaagccatttacccagcagagctgaattcttgacctccagtccatgaactccaagcccgccttgatctttgggactgcaaactatactccatttaaccagtcgatatttctttttctcgctgtccccttgccaaaagaatctggatcgataataatcgagtttgtgcAGGATTCCTTTCGGCAATAGGAAGaaagataacatatacagtaccatatttgtcagtaccgaattaatgagtatcaatcttctccctagggacaacaatttacctttccaactactaaggcgtttttgtaatctttcttccacttccATTtagcaattgtaagtctccgataatgaatcggaataccgagatagcgaataggaaattggccttgcccacagccaAACAACTCAGCATACAGAGTTGTATCATTTTGGgcttcaccgaaacagaacaattcacttttatggaagttgattTTTAATCTCGACAACTGCtcgaaagccgccaaaattaatttcaggttgcgagctttttcgagaccgtgatccataaacagaattgtatcgtcgacatattgaaggatagataaaccaccatcaaccagatgtggaatcacaccctcaatctgaccatcagacttggcccgctctataaGTATAGCcaccatatccgctacaatgttgaacaacattggtgataacggatccccttggcgtaacccttttcgagtTTGGAAAGAGTGGCTAGTGTCATCATTAACACTGATCGCCACACTACACGaaatcatttattagagcgcgccattcaggagaaaaacctttcatcctgagcgtCTGCTGtaagaaagaccacttgaccttgtcatagccttttcaaagtctaatttcagaataaccccatttaatttcttaggatgcatctcatgtaccatctcatgtaaaaccgccactccatcgaggatatttcttccttgcatgaaaacGGTGCACTCTCCCAAccgatgttctgcaggacaaacTGAATATTCTGCTGCAGTTCAACCAGTATGTGGAAAGAAAAGGGATAAACTTCGGTTCAATATTTATTGTTTACACGAGCATTAGTTTGTTTTGTCCTAACGAACAATATTACATGCATCCAGGCCTTGGCATTGGGTTTTGCATGCAGCGGGAAGTAGTCAGATAGTTGCTCCTTCAACCTGTGAACCATCCATTTCTGATCCCATCCCCATAGAAAGAGATGACGAAGCATACAACAAATGAAACTGCTGCAACCCAAATACCTGATTTGTTATCTTCCGTCATCTCTGGAACTTTGTCAATACTTGTAAGATCTGGATTTCCCGCAGATTCGACTGCCACCTGGTTAAATGTAAATATTGGAAGAGATCCAGAGAGATGATTATAAGAAATCACCAATTGTGTAAGCATTGGCATAACGGCAAGCGATGATGGTATCTGACCAGACAAGCTGTTGTAAGAATGATCAAGAATCTGCAAGACAAGTAAAGAGCCAATGTCTGAAGGGATGGACCCACTGAGATGGTTGTGACTTAGATTCAGAACCGGGCCCAAGGAGATCGGCATGGTGGGGATGAAACCAGTAAGCTGATTGTCCGCAAGATCAAGTTCAGTAAGATACTGCAAACAGCCGATTGAAGTTGGAATGGCACCAGCAAATGAGTTTTGGCTAAGGTTCAATACACTAAGGCTACTAAGTTTGCTGATCTCAGTGGGCAATGCACCATTCAACTCATTGCTTGCCAGATTCAAGAGAACCAATTTATTGCATTTGCCAACCTGCAAGGGTATACCTCCCACCAAATAATTATTCTCCAAGTCAAGATAAGACAAGCTTGAGGCGTCACCAATCGAGCTGGGGATGCTACCGCTGAGCATGTTCCCTCCAAGATGAAGGTGAGAGAGGCTGCGAGAGAATCCTCGCGGGATGTGCCCTTCAAGCATGTTGCTAGTGAGATCAACGGTATGCAAACCTGGAGCCAAGAATAGATCAGAAGGTATCTCACCACTTAGCATATTGTAACTCAAATCCAACACCTTTACATTCTTGGTGATTCCACTTGGTATGGAGCCACTGAAGTTGTTCTGGTCAGCTGCACAATGAGCTAATGTTGTCACACTCGACAAGCTGCCTGGTATCACGCCACCCAGATCATTGCCTGTAAGGAGCAAAGTCTGAAGATTGAAGAGCTTGAAGAACTCATCGGGCACGTCACCTGCCAGATTGTTCTGGCTGAGATCCAACAGAGTGAGATTCTTGTACCGAAATAAACTCACCGGAACCTGACCGCTGAACTGGTTATTGGATAACACCAGTTCCTCCAAAGAGTGGGCCATATTTGTGGGGAGGTCACCATCAAGTCTATTGTAACTAAGGTTCAAGATTCTCAATCGGGGCAAAGAACTCAGCTGTTTGTCCACACTTCCATTCAGATAACTGAAGGAGAAATCAAGAACCTCCAGTTTGCGGAAACCAGAGAAGTCATCAAGCGTACCAGCCACCTGGGCGTTGCTCAAATTGAGCACGCGCAGTCTTGCACCCAAGGGGCATGACGCCAATTGTTGTGGAAAATTGGTGAATCTGTTTTTCGAGAGATCCAAAGATTGCAAAGTATCAAGAGAATATATGGAGGAGGCAAGTGCAGTGGAATCGGACAGGCCAAAGGCAGACATTGAGAGGTGGAGCACACCTGCAGAAGAACCGGAGTGCTGGGACGGCACAGAGCAAGTGACCCCACTCCACAGGCACGGGTTGGTGTCGCTTGTGTTCCAGCTGGTCCATGGAGCCATATTAGAAACCATGCTTGAAAGTTTCCTCATGGTGCTTTCTTGAGCTTTGCTTAGCCGTGGTGATTGCACGTCGGCCATGGACATATCAGAGAGGGAGAGAAACAGCAGTGGTAGCAGTAACCCATAGTAAGAACATGAGCCATACCTGCTCTTCTCCATGATTACTTCTTTCTTGTGTAACCTAGTTGTTTGCAGGTGCTGCAATTGAGAAGGAAACAGGTAGAAGAAGCAACTGTACAGAAAGGAAGATATTATTAATGAAGAGGCAGATGGGGTGTCGCTGCCACTTGGCTTATTAATACCATTCACGATCCGGTGTGGCAAGCCTGACAGCCTCagattagtactccctccgttttaaaATGAttgaaagtttgaccaaatttatagggAAACATGGCAACATCTGCAACATTAAATCTGTACCTGTATGATGAATCAAATTAAACAAATTTGGTGCCGTAGATGTTTACATAATTTTCTATAAACTTTGTCAAACTTAAAGTAGTTTGAGTTAGGACAAAACTAGAACTTCAATCattttgaaacggagggagtagcactcATCGTGTCTTGGTCAACTCGCAAGGTGGAACTCCGTTCATGTCACCAGCAAGTGGGCCTGACTGGCGCGATCTAACTTATTTTTTCAGCTGTGCCTGTCTAATGGTATGGATTTGTTCCAGTTCAAACAAAAATAAGTCAATGCCGATGGTAAATAGAAAATTAAGGGCAGATTGCTGATATAGCAGTTATATGTGTTCACTAAAAAAACTTCTTTTACAGCACATAAATGAACGTATATTTGCACAAACATTTGGCAGTAGCCTTATTGTTGCATAATGTACATTATTTACagttttttatatattttctgaACATGCATGTCTTTTTTGAACAACTGTCTTGAggaaaaacttttttttttgagggatcaAAGTAATGACTGATGAGAGTAACAGTGTTGACATGCCTGGTGGCCTTAACCTGGCAATTTAAGATGTGTCCGCTATTAGGATTATTTAATAACACATGTTTCATTTTCGTTCATATTAAAAGAAATTCTCTAAAAATAAAATACGATAAGTTCCCAAGTCTGTGACAGCATTAGGTTCTATTTTCAGTACCTGTAGAATGTCTTAATTGCAACTTTTGCGAACTCTGAAAGTTTGGTTGGTGTTCACGGTACATTGAACTAGAGGAAATAAGATAAGCTGCTTTGTTTCACCACCGCTGCTTTGTATATTTGTTGTTTTGAAGATCTTGATGTATATTGTGCTATGCAATGATACCTTATAATTGAATGACTGTTTATTATTTTTAGGGGTGAATGACTGTTTAGTAAAGGCGCAAGTTTAATGCATCCAGAAGATTGCTGAGGATTTAGGACCTAGTTTCCCATAGTATTTGATTGGCGACAGCCATCAGATCATGTGATAAATTTCTGGACTTGTGCAATATGATTTGTCTCCTTAATTTAACAATTACTACCTCTGACCTTCTTTAATTGACGCAGGTTTACATATGGGATAGGCTAAGTTTGGCTCTCCTCCGCGTCGATTTaaaccgaccggagggagtagtttgaAGCATCTACTTTCAGAACAGTCTTTACTGTTGATTTTTATAGAGATAGTAATTGCTTCCTAAAAGTATTTTGTTTTTGTGAGAAACACAACAATTTAGCACTTTAACCCTCGTATGATCACAGATGCCACATAAATGCCGCTCCTCTAGTGGAAAACAAATCTAGAACCAAACCTTTTTTAGCTTAGTTCCACATGTATGTTTCAAGGCTAATTCATTCCGTTATTACTTTAGCAGGTTGCGACATCAACAGCAGACGCTAGAAATAGTAGGTACTTTTTTACCTGATTTTCTCTGCTTCTGCGTCATGTAACATTGGCCATCTCAGTCAGAATCATGTTTCTtgtttccatggcatagcagtttgTTACAAGGCTCCTTTCTACTTTGAGAACTCCATGCCCCAACTGAAAAAACTATGATTTCTCCCAACCACTCGCATGACACCGGAATTTCTGTTCTGCTGTATGTTTCTCTGACAGCAGTTGTTACCGTGATGCTCTGCTTGGGGCCAGCCAGCTAAGAGTGCCCGCAAAGCATCCCTGCTTCAGCTCCACTCCTGCAGATTTTTCTACACCAGTCTTGGTAGTTCTCTGTGACTTCTTTTAGGTGTCAAGTCATGTTCCTTGCTTGTTGCTACTGGGAAACTGGTTGCTTGGGACTAGCTGCTAGCTGGTGGCCAGTGTGCTAATGAAGTGGAAGCAAAGAAACCAGCCTCCCCCTTCATATAAGGACCACGAGCTTGTGGATGTTTGTTGCAGTCTAAATCCTTGACAAAGCACAGCCATGGCATCTGACCGTGTCGAGGTTGACACAGCCCGCCCTTTCCGGTCCGTGAAGGAGGCGGTTGCGGTGTTCGGCGAGCGCATCCTTGTTGGGGAGACCAACTCTAGATACAGTAGCAATGCTGTTGCCATTGCCAACTCCCATGCCAATGCCACATCTAATGCCAAGCTTGAAGATAGTAGTAGTAGCAGTGCCATCACCCTTTCTCCAAATGCAATGGCAGAGGTAGAAGCAGAGCCAGAGCTAGAGGCAACAACAGCTATTGTGCCTATGTATTCTGCGCCCTCCTCGCCGCCATCGTTCGCATCACCGCGGTCGGgatatgacgatgatgatgacgaaggtGAGCATGGTATCCAAGATGATGAAGCTGGGCTCGCGATCATGAGCTCTATCAAGAAGCTGGAGGCGGATGTGGCCGACACGAGACGGGAGGTGGTGCAGCTTAGGAAGAGGGGTACCGAGATGGAGATGGCCGTGGCCAGCCTCAACGCGCAGCTCCACCGAGGCCTCTCGAGGCTGGCCGAGATTGAGGCGGACAAGGCGTCTGCAGCGGCGCGGCGCAGCATCGGGGGAGACACCGACGTGACGTCGGCAGCGATGCTGCGGAGCGAGCGCTGGGCCGAGAAGTCTGGTATGTACAGCAGCGAGTACCTGCCATCGTTCAGCCACGCCCTGAGCCTCGGCGAGTTTGACGATGACGACAACCTACCCTGTGGCAGGAGGAGGAAGGCGCAGAAGGTGAAGCCAATCGTCCCCCTCATCGGTGACATCCTCTTCTCCAAGAGTTTCTCCAGGAGGAAGAGCA contains:
- the LOC124699644 gene encoding uncharacterized protein LOC124699644, producing MASDRVEVDTARPFRSVKEAVAVFGERILVGETNSRYSSNAVAIANSHANATSNAKLEDSSSSSAITLSPNAMAEVEAEPELEATTAIVPMYSAPSSPPSFASPRSGYDDDDDEGEHGIQDDEAGLAIMSSIKKLEADVADTRREVVQLRKRGTEMEMAVASLNAQLHRGLSRLAEIEADKASAAARRSIGGDTDVTSAAMLRSERWAEKSGMYSSEYLPSFSHALSLGEFDDDDNLPCGRRRKAQKVKPIVPLIGDILFSKSFSRRKSTKDSGDLSSVC
- the LOC124703535 gene encoding leucine-rich repeat receptor-like serine/threonine-protein kinase RGI4 isoform X3 yields the protein MEKSRYGSCSYYGLLLPLLFLSLSDMSMADVQSPRLSKAQESTMRKLSSMVSNMAPWTSWNTSDTNPCLWSGVTCSVPSQHSGSSAGVLHLSMSAFGLSDSTALASSIYSLDTLQSLDLSKNRFTNFPQQLASCPLGARLRVLNLSNAQVAGTLDDFSGFRKLEVLDFSFSYLNGSVDKQLSSLPRLRILNLSYNRLDGDLPTNMAHSLEELVLSNNQFSGQVPVSLFRYKNLTLLDLSQNNLAGDVPDEFFKLFNLQTLLLTGNDLGGVIPGSLSSVTTLAHCAADQNNFSGSIPSGITKNVKVLDLSYNMLSGEIPSDLFLAPGLHTVDLTSNMLEGHIPRGFSRSLSHLHLGGNMLSGSIPSSIGDASSLSYLDLENNYLVGGIPLQVGKCNKLVLLNLASNELNGALPTEISKLSSLSVLNLSQNSFAGAIPTSIGCLQYLTELDLADNQLTGFIPTMPISLGPVLNLSHNHLSGSIPSDIGSLLVLQILDHSYNSLSGGSRICGKSRSYKY
- the LOC124703535 gene encoding leucine-rich repeat receptor-like serine/threonine-protein kinase RGI4 isoform X2; protein product: MRKLSSMVSNMAPWTSWNTSDTNPCLWSGVTCSVPSQHSGSSAGVLHLSMSAFGLSDSTALASSIYSLDTLQSLDLSKNRFTNFPQQLASCPLGARLRVLNLSNAQVAGTLDDFSGFRKLEVLDFSFSYLNGSVDKQLSSLPRLRILNLSYNRLDGDLPTNMAHSLEELVLSNNQFSGQVPVSLFRYKNLTLLDLSQNNLAGDVPDEFFKLFNLQTLLLTGNDLGGVIPGSLSSVTTLAHCAADQNNFSGSIPSGITKNVKVLDLSYNMLSGEIPSDLFLAPGLHTVDLTSNMLEGHIPRGFSRSLSHLHLGGNMLSGSIPSSIGDASSLSYLDLENNYLVGGIPLQVGKCNKLVLLNLASNELNGALPTEISKLSSLSVLNLSQNSFAGAIPTSIGCLQYLTELDLADNQLTGFIPTMPISLGPVLNLSHNHLSGSIPSDIGSLLVLQILDHSYNSLSGQIPSSLAVMPMLTQLVISYNHLSGSLPIFTFNQVAVESAGNPDLTSIDKVPEMTEDNKSGIWVAAVSFVVCFVISFYGDGIRNGWFTG
- the LOC124703535 gene encoding leucine-rich repeat receptor-like serine/threonine-protein kinase RGI4 isoform X4 — protein: MDQLEHKRHQPVPVEWGHLLCAVPALRFFCRFTNFPQQLASCPLGARLRVLNLSNAQVAGTLDDFSGFRKLEVLDFSFSYLNGSVDKQLSSLPRLRILNLSYNRLDGDLPTNMAHSLEELVLSNNQFSGQVPVSLFRYKNLTLLDLSQNNLAGDVPDEFFKLFNLQTLLLTGNDLGGVIPGSLSSVTTLAHCAADQNNFSGSIPSGITKNVKVLDLSYNMLSGEIPSDLFLAPGLHTVDLTSNMLEGHIPRGFSRSLSHLHLGGNMLSGSIPSSIGDASSLSYLDLENNYLVGGIPLQVGKCNKLVLLNLASNELNGALPTEISKLSSLSVLNLSQNSFAGAIPTSIGCLQYLTELDLADNQLTGFIPTMPISLGPVLNLSHNHLSGSIPSDIGSLLVLQILDHSYNSLSGQIPSSLAVMPMLTQLVISYNHLSGSLPIFTFNQVAVESAGNPDLTSIDKVPEMTEDNKSGIWVAAVSFVVCFVISFYGDGIRNGWFTG
- the LOC124703535 gene encoding LRR receptor-like serine/threonine-protein kinase RGI5 isoform X1; translated protein: MEKSRYGSCSYYGLLLPLLFLSLSDMSMADVQSPRLSKAQESTMRKLSSMVSNMAPWTSWNTSDTNPCLWSGVTCSVPSQHSGSSAGVLHLSMSAFGLSDSTALASSIYSLDTLQSLDLSKNRFTNFPQQLASCPLGARLRVLNLSNAQVAGTLDDFSGFRKLEVLDFSFSYLNGSVDKQLSSLPRLRILNLSYNRLDGDLPTNMAHSLEELVLSNNQFSGQVPVSLFRYKNLTLLDLSQNNLAGDVPDEFFKLFNLQTLLLTGNDLGGVIPGSLSSVTTLAHCAADQNNFSGSIPSGITKNVKVLDLSYNMLSGEIPSDLFLAPGLHTVDLTSNMLEGHIPRGFSRSLSHLHLGGNMLSGSIPSSIGDASSLSYLDLENNYLVGGIPLQVGKCNKLVLLNLASNELNGALPTEISKLSSLSVLNLSQNSFAGAIPTSIGCLQYLTELDLADNQLTGFIPTMPISLGPVLNLSHNHLSGSIPSDIGSLLVLQILDHSYNSLSGQIPSSLAVMPMLTQLVISYNHLSGSLPIFTFNQVAVESAGNPDLTSIDKVPEMTEDNKSGIWVAAVSFVVCFVISFYGDGIRNGWFTG